Proteins encoded within one genomic window of Paenarthrobacter sp. JL.01a:
- a CDS encoding NUDIX domain-containing protein has product MPGISETPRTSRQVSDMPSPRRLLSTSKVYEGRIWDVVSDSFQLSEGTDTLVRDYIDHPGAVAVLPMNVDGEILLLKQYRHPVGMDLWEIPAGLLDVEGEDFVVGAARELAEEADLTAATWNVLVDFFNSPGSSSEAVRIYLARGLKDVPEADRHVRTDEEAEIELHWVPLEEAVKAVLEGRLHNPSAVLGILAAAAAKADGFTSLRPANAPWPAHPSQR; this is encoded by the coding sequence ATGCCCGGTATTTCTGAAACCCCCCGCACATCAAGGCAGGTTTCGGACATGCCGAGCCCGCGCCGTCTTTTGTCTACCAGCAAGGTCTACGAAGGCCGGATCTGGGACGTTGTCAGTGACTCGTTCCAGCTCAGCGAAGGCACGGACACGCTGGTGCGTGATTACATCGACCACCCTGGCGCAGTAGCTGTGCTGCCCATGAACGTCGACGGGGAAATCCTGCTGCTGAAGCAGTACCGTCACCCCGTTGGCATGGACCTGTGGGAAATTCCTGCTGGTTTGTTGGATGTCGAAGGCGAGGATTTCGTCGTCGGCGCGGCCCGGGAACTCGCGGAGGAAGCCGACCTCACGGCGGCAACGTGGAATGTGCTGGTGGACTTCTTCAATTCGCCCGGCTCCTCCAGCGAAGCTGTCCGCATTTACCTTGCCCGTGGCCTGAAGGACGTTCCGGAAGCTGACCGCCATGTCCGCACGGACGAAGAGGCGGAGATCGAACTTCACTGGGTCCCGCTCGAAGAAGCTGTCAAGGCAGTTCTTGAAGGCCGTCTGCACAACCCCTCAGCCGTCCTGGGCATCCTGGCGGCCGCAGCTGCGAAGGCCGATGGATTCACCAGCCTCCGTCCTGCCAATGCGCCGTGGCCGGCACATCCGAGCCAGCGCTGA
- the xerD gene encoding site-specific tyrosine recombinase XerD: MAEAATRPLNGIDRAVTDYLQHVGVERGLAANTLAAYRRDLARYANFLAAQGAGQPGDITRHHVTAFVQALSDGSDGGAALGVRSAARTVVAVRGLHKFWALEGTTTADPASDVHPPMPGKRLPKAISVGEVTRILEAAGSDTATGLRDRALLEFLYSTGARISEAVGLDVDDVSLADPGSGPAIVRLFGKGSKERLVPLGSYGARAVGSYVVRGRPLLASKGKGTPALFLNARGGRISRQSAWTILKTAAERANITKDVSPHTLRHSFATHLLEGGADVRVVQELLGHASVTTTQVYTLVTADTLREVYAAAHPRALG; encoded by the coding sequence ATGGCAGAGGCGGCGACCCGGCCGCTCAACGGGATTGACCGTGCGGTCACGGACTACCTGCAGCACGTCGGGGTGGAGCGGGGCCTCGCGGCAAACACCCTGGCCGCGTACCGCCGCGACCTGGCACGCTATGCCAACTTCCTCGCCGCCCAAGGTGCCGGACAGCCGGGGGACATCACACGACACCACGTGACAGCCTTTGTCCAGGCGTTGTCGGACGGGTCCGACGGCGGAGCGGCCCTGGGCGTCCGTTCGGCCGCACGCACTGTGGTGGCCGTCCGTGGCCTCCACAAGTTTTGGGCGTTGGAAGGGACGACGACGGCGGACCCCGCCAGCGATGTCCACCCGCCAATGCCGGGCAAGCGGCTTCCGAAAGCCATCAGCGTAGGTGAAGTGACACGCATCCTGGAAGCTGCAGGCTCGGATACTGCCACGGGACTGCGGGACCGGGCCCTGCTTGAGTTCCTCTATTCCACCGGCGCCCGCATCAGCGAGGCCGTGGGCTTGGATGTGGACGACGTTTCCTTGGCTGATCCAGGATCCGGACCGGCGATCGTCAGGCTGTTCGGAAAAGGGTCCAAGGAACGGTTGGTGCCGCTGGGCTCCTATGGTGCACGCGCCGTCGGGTCTTATGTGGTGCGGGGCCGCCCCCTGTTGGCGTCCAAAGGGAAGGGAACGCCGGCGCTGTTCCTCAACGCCCGCGGCGGCCGCATCAGCAGGCAGAGCGCCTGGACCATCCTGAAGACGGCCGCGGAGCGGGCGAATATCACCAAGGATGTCTCACCACACACCCTGAGGCATTCCTTCGCCACTCACTTGCTCGAAGGTGGAGCGGACGTCAGAGTAGTGCAGGAACTGCTTGGTCACGCCTCTGTGACCACCACACAGGTGTATACGCTGGTAACCGCCGACACCCTGCGTGAGGTTTATGCGGCAGCCCATCCCCGGGCGTTGGGCTAG
- a CDS encoding 8-oxo-dGTP diphosphatase: MTAAHVTLCFLLRTGSDGEHVLLGTKKTGFGRGKVVGVGGHVEAGETALEAACREVMEEINVVVEAADLVPAGTVDFVFPARPEWNMATTVFLTRSWVGEPSESEEIAPAWFPVHQLPVERMWADAEHWLPAMISGRRIAVRVDLAADNENVADVHTVEWVEPGR; encoded by the coding sequence ATGACAGCAGCCCATGTGACCTTGTGCTTCCTGCTCCGGACAGGATCCGACGGCGAGCACGTCCTTCTCGGAACCAAGAAGACCGGGTTCGGACGAGGCAAAGTGGTGGGCGTCGGTGGACATGTGGAGGCGGGGGAGACCGCCCTTGAAGCGGCGTGCCGCGAGGTGATGGAGGAAATCAACGTCGTAGTGGAAGCCGCTGACCTGGTCCCCGCGGGCACCGTCGACTTCGTGTTTCCGGCCAGGCCCGAATGGAATATGGCCACCACGGTGTTCCTGACGCGTTCGTGGGTCGGGGAACCGTCCGAAAGCGAGGAGATCGCGCCCGCTTGGTTCCCCGTCCACCAGCTGCCGGTGGAGCGGATGTGGGCAGATGCCGAGCATTGGTTGCCGGCCATGATCTCCGGCAGGCGTATTGCCGTGCGGGTGGACCTGGCCGCGGACAACGAGAACGTGGCGGACGTGCACACAGTGGAGTGGGTGGAACCCGGGCGCTGA
- a CDS encoding bifunctional 2-methylcitrate synthase/citrate synthase, with translation MADVDIKKGLAGVVVDYTAVSKVNPETNSLLYRGYPVQELAAKCSFEEVAYLLWNGELPDGKQLEEFTARERAGRALDPVVKQVVDALPTTAHPMDVCRTAASVLGARHELAEDSSPEANMKKAIDLWAAMPAVVAYDQRRRRGQEPVEPRDDLGYSANFLWMTFGEEPVDEVVEAFNVSMILYAEHSFNASTFTARVVTSTLADLHSAVTAAIGALKGPLHGGANEAVMHTFDEIGIRTEEALEEAASRAKTWMEDALAHKKKVMGFGHRVYKHGDSRVPTMKAALDKMIAHYGRPELLGLYNGLEQAMDEAKAIKPNLDYPAGPTYHLMGFDTQTFTPLFVASRITGWTAHVMEQLASNSLIRPLSEYNGPEERHVP, from the coding sequence ATGGCAGATGTTGACATCAAAAAAGGCCTTGCCGGAGTCGTGGTGGACTACACCGCCGTCTCGAAGGTCAATCCGGAGACCAACTCCCTGCTGTACCGCGGGTACCCGGTCCAGGAACTGGCCGCCAAATGCAGTTTCGAAGAGGTGGCCTACCTGCTGTGGAACGGGGAGCTGCCGGACGGGAAGCAGCTGGAAGAATTCACTGCCCGCGAGCGCGCGGGCCGCGCCCTGGACCCGGTCGTGAAGCAAGTGGTTGACGCCCTGCCCACCACCGCCCACCCCATGGATGTTTGCCGGACCGCCGCTTCCGTGCTCGGTGCCCGGCATGAATTGGCAGAGGACTCCTCGCCTGAGGCCAACATGAAAAAGGCCATCGACCTCTGGGCGGCCATGCCCGCGGTAGTGGCGTACGACCAGCGCCGCCGTCGTGGACAGGAGCCTGTGGAACCCCGCGATGACCTTGGCTACTCGGCCAACTTCCTCTGGATGACGTTCGGCGAAGAGCCCGTGGACGAGGTCGTGGAGGCTTTCAACGTTTCGATGATCCTCTACGCAGAGCACTCGTTCAACGCCTCAACGTTCACCGCCCGGGTTGTCACCTCCACCCTTGCGGACCTCCATTCAGCCGTTACCGCCGCCATCGGAGCGCTGAAGGGTCCCTTGCACGGTGGTGCCAACGAGGCCGTCATGCACACGTTCGACGAGATTGGCATCCGCACCGAGGAAGCACTTGAAGAAGCGGCTTCCAGGGCCAAGACGTGGATGGAAGATGCCCTGGCCCACAAGAAGAAGGTCATGGGCTTCGGGCACCGTGTCTACAAGCACGGCGATTCGCGCGTCCCCACCATGAAGGCCGCCCTGGACAAGATGATCGCCCACTACGGGCGGCCGGAACTCCTGGGCCTCTACAACGGTTTGGAACAGGCCATGGACGAGGCCAAGGCCATCAAGCCGAACCTTGACTATCCGGCAGGGCCCACCTACCATCTCATGGGCTTCGACACGCAGACGTTCACCCCGCTGTTCGTGGCCAGCCGCATCACCGGCTGGACAGCCCACGTCATGGAGCAGCTCGCCTCGAACTCGTTGATCCGCCCGCTGAGCGAATACAACGGTCCGGAAGAGCGGCACGTGCCCTAA